The following proteins are encoded in a genomic region of Amphiura filiformis chromosome 18, Afil_fr2py, whole genome shotgun sequence:
- the LOC140139855 gene encoding uncharacterized protein isoform X1, with translation MTSRRPQNLFNLKPHKCIYCSRYFHDTHLYLNHLTKHKKLIRPYWYESDTKEKLYGCQCCNTDFTKKQNWMDDECTRKIKKRHLNKCSPINICSPINSKPHVCKVCNKGFKLAHHLKQHEPFHITEKPHVCTVCNKGFNLKPHKCIYCRRHFHDTYLYLSHLIQHKKRIRPYWYESDTKEKLYECQHCNKDFTRKQNWMDHKCTCRNRLSPIHSKEKSYVSQVSMKDFTLPSSYTCQICKTSFSYASSLIVHLNTHSKEKPHICWLCNKGFTLTQQLKQHEAICEEKPYVCKVCNTGFTLAHHLEEHKAVHSEKPFVCKVCNKGFTVANDLIQHTAIHSNEMPYVCEVCNTGFTLACDLQLHIAIHSKEKPHVCKVCNKGFNRPYYLKRHIAIHSKEKLHVCKVCNKGFTHAQYLKQHIAIHSEEKPHVCKVCNKGFTHACDLKRHIAIHSKEKPHVCKVCNKGFTLPYYLKRHIALHSNEKPHNCKVCNKGFALPYDLKRHIALHSNEKPHVCKVCNKGFTLASNLKQHQQIHSNEKPHVCKVCNKGFTLPYYLKQHIAIHSKQKPHDKFLL, from the coding sequence aTGACTTCCAGAAGACCTCAAAACTTGTTCAACCTGAAGCCtcacaaatgtatatattgcagcaGGTATTTCCATGACACTCATCTCTATCTGAATCACCTGACCAAACACAAAAAGTTGATTAGACCATATTGGTATGAATCAGACACAAAAGAGAAGCTCTATGGATGTCAATGCTGTAATACAGActtcacaaaaaaacaaaattggatggACGATGAATGTACtcggaaaattaaaaaaagacacTTGAATAAATGTTCACCGATTAACATATGCTCACCGATTAACAgcaagcctcatgtatgtaaagtatgcaacaagggctttaagcTGGCACATCATTTGAAACAGCATGAACCATTTCATATCAcagagaagcctcatgtatgtacaGTATGCAACAAGGGTTTCAACCTGAAGCCtcacaaatgtatatattgcagaaGGCATTTCCATGACACCTATCTATATCTGAGTCACCTGATCCAACACAAGAAACGGATTAGACCGTATTGGTATGAATCAGACACCAAAGAGAAGCTATATGAATGCCAACACTGTAATAAAGACTTCACAAGAAAACAGAATTGGATGGACCACAAATGTACATGTAGAAATAGACTTTCACCGATTCACAGCAAAGAGAAGTCTTATGTATCTCAGGTATCCATGAAGGATTTTACATTGCCAAGTAGCTATacatgtcaaatttgtaaaaCAAGTTTCAGCTATGCTAGCAGCCTGATAGTACATTTAAACActcatagcaaagagaagcctcatATATGTTGgctatgcaacaagggctttacactgaCACAGCAATTGAAACAACATGAAGCAATATGCGAAGAGAAACCATATGTATGTAAGGTATGCAACACAGGCTTTACACTGGCACATCACTTGGAAGAGCACAAAGCAGTTCATAGCGAGAAGCCttttgtatgtaaagtatgcaacaagggctttacagtGGCAAATGACTTAATACAGCACACagcaatccatagcaatgagATGCCTTATGTATGTGAAGTATGCAACACAGGCTTTACACTGGCATGTGACTTGCAACTGCacatagcaatccatagcaaagagaagcctcatgtatgtaaagtatgcaacaagggctttaaccGGCCATATTATTTGAAACGACacatagcaatccatagcaaGGAGAAGcttcatgtatgtaaagtatgcaacaagggctttacacatgCACAATATTTGAAACAGCACATAGCAATCCATAGCGAggagaagcctcatgtatgtaaagtatgcaacaagggctttacacatgCCTGTGATTTGAAACGACacatagcaatccatagcaaagagaagcctcatgtatgtaaagtatgtaacaagggctttacactgcCATATTATTTGAAACGACACATAGCACtccatagcaatgagaagcctcataattgtaaagtatgcaacaagggctttgcaCTGCCATATGATTTGAAACGACACATAGCACtccatagcaatgagaagcctcatgtatgtaaagtatgcaacaaaggCTTTACACTGGCAAGTAACTTGAAACAGCACcaacaaattcatagcaatgagaagcctcatgtatgtaaagtatgcaacaagggctttacactgcCATATTATTTGAAACAACacatagcaatccatagcaaACAGAAGCCTCATGAcaaattcctcctttga